Below is a window of Streptomyces genisteinicus DNA.
GGGGCGCAGGAGCCGGTGCTGCGGTCCGTGTCGCTGGCCGCCCGTCCCGGCGAGATCACGGCGATCATCGGGTCGACGGGCAGCGGCAAGTCGACCCTGCTCGGCCTCGTCCCCCGGCTGTTCGACGTGACGGGCGGCGAGGTGCTCGTGGACGGCGTGGACGTGCGCAGCCTGGACCCCGTGCTGATGGCGCGGACGGTCGGGCTGGTCCCGCAGAAGCCGTACCTGTTCACCGGCACCGTCGCCACCAATCTGCGGTACGGGAACCCGGAGGCGAGCGACGAGGAGCTGTGGCGGGCCCTGGAGGTCGCGCAGGCCGCCGACTTCGTCCGCGGTCTCGACGCCGGGCTGGACTCCCCCGTCGCCCAGGGCGGCACCAACGTCTCCGGCGGGCAGCGCCAGCGGCTGGCCATCGCGCGCACGCTGGTGCAGCGGCCGGAGATCTACCTGTTCGACGACTCCTTCTCGGCGCTCGACTACGCGACGGACGCGGCGCTGCGGACGGCGCTCGCGGCGGAGACGGCCGACGCGACGGTGGTGATCGTCGCCCAGCGGGTGTCGACGATCCGTGACGCGGACCGGATCGTCGTCCTCGACGAGGGCCGGGTCGTGGGGACGGGCAGCCATCACGAGCTGATGGAGGGCAACGAGACGTACCGGGAGATCGTTCTCTCGCAGCTGACGGAGGCTGAGGCCGCATGAGCGGGCCGGGTGCTGCACGGATGATGGCCGGCGGGTCGCCGGCCGACCGTTCGATGGATTTCAAGGGCTCCGGCCGCCGGCTGCTGCGGCGGCTCGCTCCCGAGCGGGCCCTGCTGTGGGTGATGCTGTGCGCCGCGGTGCTCTCCGTCGCGCTGTCGGTGATCGGGCCGAAGATCCTGGGCACGGCGACGGACCTGGTCTTCGCCGGGGTCGTCGGCCGCGGGATGCCGGAGGGGGCCACCAAGGAGCAGGCGGTCGAGAGCGTCCGGGAGGGCGGCGACGGCTCGCTCGCGGACATGCTCGGCGGGGTGGACTTCACCCCGGGCGAGGGCATCGACTTCACCGCCGTCGGCCAGGTGCTGCTGCTGGCGCTCGCCGTGTACGTGGGCGCGGGCCTGCTGATGCTGGTGGCGACCCGGATGTCGATCAAGGTGATCAACCGGACCGTGTACCGGATGCGCGAGGACGTGCAGACGAAGCTGGCGCGGCTGCCGCTGTCGTACTTCGACAAGGCGCAGCGCGGCGAGGTCCTCAGCCGGGCCACCAACGACCTCGACAACATCTCGCAGACGCTCCAGCAGTCGATGGGGCAGCTGATCAACTCCCTGCTGACGATCGTCGGCGTGCTGGTGATGATGTTCTGGATCTCCCCGCTGCTGGCGCTGGTCGCGCTGGTGACGGTGCCGGTGTCGGTGTTCGTCGCGGCGCGGATCGGCAAGCGGTCGCAGCCGCACTTCGTGCAGCAGTGGAAGTCGACCGGCACCCTGAACGCGCACATCGAGGAGATGTACACGGGCCACGGGCTGGTCAAGGTGTTCGGGCGGCAGGACGAGGCGGCGCGGGACTTCGCCGAGCAGAACGAGGCGCTCTACGAGGCCGGTTTCCGGGCGCAGTTCACCAGCGGCATGATGCAGCCGGTCATGTTCTTCGTGTCCAACATCAACTACGTGCTGGTCGCGGTGGTGGGGGGTCTGCGGGTCGCCTCGGGTTCGCTGTCGATCGGCGACGTGCAGGCGTTCATCCAGTACTCGCGCCAGTTCTCGATGCCGCTGACGCAGGTCGCGTCGATGGCGAACCTGGTGCAGTCGGGAGTCGCGTCCGCGGAACGGGTCTTCGAGCTGCTGGACGCCGGGGAGCAGGAGCCCGACGCGCCCGCGGGCGAGCGCCCCGTGCTGCCGGAGCGGCCCGAGGGCCGGGTGGCGCTGGAGAAGGTGTCGTTCCGCTACGACCCCGACAGGCCGCTGATCGAGGACCTGTCGCTCACCGTCGAGCCGGGCCACACGGTGGCGATCGTCGGCCCCACGGGCGCGGGCAAGACGACCCTGGTCAATCTGCTGATGCGCTTCTACGAGGTGACCGGCGGGCGGATCACCCTGGACGGCGCCGACATCTCCCGGATGGCCCGCGAGGACCTGCGCTCCGGCATAGGGATGGTCCTCCAGGACACCTGGCTGTTCGGCGGGACGATCGCCGAGAACATCGCCTACGGCGCCTCCCGGGCGGTCACCCGCGAGGAGATCGAGGAGGCGGCGCGGGCCGCGCACGCCGACCGGTTCGTGCGGACGCTGCCCGACGGCTACGACACCGTCATCGACGACGAGGGCGCGGGGGTGAGCGCGGGCGAGAAGCAGCTGATCACCATCGCGCGGGCGTTCCTGTCCGACCCGGTCGTCCTGGTCCTCGACGAGGCCACCAGCTCGGTCGACACCCGGACCGAGGTCCTGATCCAGAAGGCGATGGCGCGCCTCGCCCACGGGCGGACCAGTTTCGTGATCGCCCACCGGCTCTCCACGATCCGGGACGCGGACGTGATCCTGGTGATGGAGGACGGCTCGATCGTGGAGCAGGGCACGCACGACGAGCTGCTGGCGGAGGGCGGGGCCTACGCCCGGCTCCACGCGGCGCAGTTCGCGCAGGCGGCGGTGGAGGTGGAGTAGCGGCGCTCCGCCTCCCGGCCCGCGTGCCGCCGCGCCGTCCCCGGCGCGGCGGCACGCGCCGTACAGGGCGGCAGGCTCCGTGCAGGCCGGGTCAGTCGAGGTAGCCGCGCAACTGGTCGGCGAAGGCGTGGTCGCGGAGCTTGCCGAGGGTCTTCGACTCGATCTGGCGGATGCGTTCGCGGGTCACCCCGAACAGCCGCCCTATCTCCTCCAGGGTGCGGGGCCGCCCGTCGTCGAGGCCGTACCGGAGCTGGACCACCTTGCGTTCGCGTTCGCCGAGGGTGGAGAGCACCGCCTCCAGGTGCTCGCGCAGCAGGAGGAAGGCGGCCGACTCCACCGGGGACGCGGCGTCGCCGTCCTCGATCAGGTCGCCGAGCGCGACGTCGTCCTCCTCCCCCACCGGGGCGTGCAGGGACACCGGTTCCTGGGCGAGCCGCAGCACCTCGCCGACCCGCTCCGGCGCCAGGTCGAGCTGGGCTGCGACCTCCTCGGCGGTGGGCTCGTAGCCGCGTTCCTGGAGCATGCGCCGCTGGACGCGGATGACCCGGTTGATCAGTTCGACGACGTGGACGGGCACCCGGATGGTGCGGGCCTGGTCGGCGAGGGCACGGGACATGGCCTGGCGGATCCACCAGGTCGCGTACGTCGAGAACTTGTAGCCGCGGGCGTAGTCGAACTTCTCGACCGCCCGGATCAGGCCCAGGTTCCCCTCCTGGACGAGGTCGAGCATGGTGAGCCCGCGTCCGACGTAGCGCTTGGCGACCGAGACCACGAGCCGGAGGTTGGCCTCGATCAGCCGGCGCTTGGCGACGCGGCCCATGACGACCAGCCGGTCGAGGTCCACGGCGAGCCGCGAGTCGGGGTCGGGTGTGCGGGCGAGGCGTTCCTCCGCGAACAGCCCGGCCTCGACCCGGCGCGCGAGCTCGACCTCCTCGGCCGCGCTGAGCAGCGGGATGCGCCCGATCTCGCGCAGGTACTGGCGGAACAGGTCGGAGGAGGGGCCCGCGGTGTCGGCGGCCCGGGCGGGCCGCGGCGCCGGCTCGGGCGGTTCGAGGTCCGCGGCGGGCTCGTCGGGGAGGGCCTCGGGGTGGCCGTCGGGCCGGCCCTGCGCGGGCACCTGCCCGACCGGGGAGACGGCCGCTGCCATGGCCGGTTCGGTCTCGGGCTCGGTCAGGATCCGGGTCTGCACGCGACCTCCAGGGTGATCGCTGCCGGTCGGGGGCGTACGGCAGCTTCCGAGGGCTCAGGCACCGCACCCCAGTGTGGCGTACGACACAACCCCGCCACGAGGGGCGTGCGGCGACTTTCTGGGACGGGGTGTGACCGGGCGGTTACTCGGATGCCCCCTTGTGTGGGGGTCTGGCAGGATCGGCCGATGCGAACGGACGGGGACGGGACGTACGAGACCCATGTGACCGTCCGCTGCGACGGGCAGCCCGGCCGTGAGCGGCTGGACGCCTGGCGCGGGTCTACAGTGCCGCCGCGCCCTGGTTGCGCAGGGCCTGGCGGTACTGCTGGAGGACCCAGAGCTCGTTCGCGACGGCCGTGTACCGCTCGGGGTCGGCGCCGTTGCCGAGGCGGGCGAGGCTGCCCTGGACGTCGGCGATGCGGCGGTCGACGGCGCGCAGCCGGACCCGGACCAGCTGTTCGCCCGCGTACACCTCGTCGACCGCGCGGGCGTGGATCGCCTCCACCGCCAGCTCGGTGACGAGCGCGCGCGCCGCGTCGTCGGGCGCGGTCTCGCGGACCCGGGCGAGGTAGCCGGGGGTGTCCTCGACGCCCGACTCGGCGCCGCCGGCCTCCATGATGGTGTGGCGGACCGCCGCGTACGGCGGGGCGGTGAACTCGTCCGTGCCGTAGGCGTCGAAGGCCGGGGAGACCAGGGCCGGGTACTGGAGGGCGAGCTTCAGCAGCTCGCGCTCGGTGCGGTGGGCCGGGCTGCGGAGGTTGAGCGCCGGACCGGTCGGGGCCTGGGGCACGGGAGGTGTGTCGTACACCGGGGTCCTGCGGTCGGGGCCCGGCCCGGCGGGCCCGCGGCCGCCGCCGCGCTCACGGGCCCAGCGGGCGAGCTGGGCGACGCGCTTGACCACGAACTGGGTGTCCAGGATGCCGAGGATTCCGGCGAGCTGGACGGCCGACTCGTGCTGGATGGCGATGTTCTTGATGGCGGCGACGACGGGCGCCGCCTCGTCGAGGGCGGCGGCACGGCCCGCAGGGGTCTCCAGGTTGTGGCGGGTGACCATCTGCCGGATGGCGAACTCGAAGAGCGGGGTGCGGGATTCGACGAGCTTCAGCACCGAGTCGTCGCCCTGCGCGAGCCGCAGGTCGCACGGGTCCATGCCGCCGGGGGTGATCGCGATCGAGGTCTCGGCGGCGAACTTCTGGTCGTCCTCGAAGGCGCGCAGCGCGGCCTTCTGCCCGGCCGCGTCGCCGTCGAAGGTGAAGATCACCTCGGCGGTGGCGTTGTCCATGAGGAGCCGGCGGAGGATCTTGATGTGGTCGCCGCCGAAGGCGGTGCCGCAGGTCGCGATGGCGGTGGTGACCCCGGCGAGGTGACAGGCCATCACATCCGTGTAGCCCTCGACGACGACGGCGCGGCTGGTGCGGGCGATCTCCTTCTTGGCGAGGTCGATGCCGTACAGCACGTGCGACTTCTTGTAGATCGCGGTCTCGGGGGTGTTCAGGTACTTGGGGCCGTTGTCGTCCTCGCGCAGCTTGCGCGCGCCGAAGCCGACGACCTCCCCGGTGATGTCCCGGATCGGCCACATCAGCCGCCCGCGGAAGCGGTCGATGGGGCCGCGGCGGCCCTCCTGCGAGAGGCCGGAGAGCAGCAGCTCCTTGTCGCTGAAGCCCTTGCCGCGCAGGTAGCGGGTGAGGTGGTCCCAGCCGGCCGGGCTGTAGCCGACGCCGAAGTGCTGGGCGGCGGCCTGGTCGAAGCCCCGCTCGGCGAGGAACTTCCGGCCGGTCTCCGCCTCGGCGCCGTCCAGCTGCTCCACGTAGAACTCGGCGGCGATCTTGTGGGCCTCGACCAGGCGGATGCGCTCGCCGCGCTGGTGGGCCGGGTTGTAGCCGCCCTCCTCGTAGCGCAGGGTGATGCCCGCCTGGGCGGCGAGGCGCTCGACCGTCTCCGAGAAGGAGAGGTGGTCGATCTTCATCACGAAGGCGATCGTGTCGCCGCCCTCCTGGCAGCCGAAGCAGTGGAACAGGCCCTTGCTCGGGCTGACCTGGAAGGAGGGGGACTTCTCGTCGTGGAACGGGCAGAGTCCCTTGAGGTTGCCGCCG
It encodes the following:
- a CDS encoding ABC transporter ATP-binding protein, whose protein sequence is MSGPGAARMMAGGSPADRSMDFKGSGRRLLRRLAPERALLWVMLCAAVLSVALSVIGPKILGTATDLVFAGVVGRGMPEGATKEQAVESVREGGDGSLADMLGGVDFTPGEGIDFTAVGQVLLLALAVYVGAGLLMLVATRMSIKVINRTVYRMREDVQTKLARLPLSYFDKAQRGEVLSRATNDLDNISQTLQQSMGQLINSLLTIVGVLVMMFWISPLLALVALVTVPVSVFVAARIGKRSQPHFVQQWKSTGTLNAHIEEMYTGHGLVKVFGRQDEAARDFAEQNEALYEAGFRAQFTSGMMQPVMFFVSNINYVLVAVVGGLRVASGSLSIGDVQAFIQYSRQFSMPLTQVASMANLVQSGVASAERVFELLDAGEQEPDAPAGERPVLPERPEGRVALEKVSFRYDPDRPLIEDLSLTVEPGHTVAIVGPTGAGKTTLVNLLMRFYEVTGGRITLDGADISRMAREDLRSGIGMVLQDTWLFGGTIAENIAYGASRAVTREEIEEAARAAHADRFVRTLPDGYDTVIDDEGAGVSAGEKQLITIARAFLSDPVVLVLDEATSSVDTRTEVLIQKAMARLAHGRTSFVIAHRLSTIRDADVILVMEDGSIVEQGTHDELLAEGGAYARLHAAQFAQAAVEVE
- a CDS encoding RNA polymerase sigma factor; translation: MQTRILTEPETEPAMAAAVSPVGQVPAQGRPDGHPEALPDEPAADLEPPEPAPRPARAADTAGPSSDLFRQYLREIGRIPLLSAAEEVELARRVEAGLFAEERLARTPDPDSRLAVDLDRLVVMGRVAKRRLIEANLRLVVSVAKRYVGRGLTMLDLVQEGNLGLIRAVEKFDYARGYKFSTYATWWIRQAMSRALADQARTIRVPVHVVELINRVIRVQRRMLQERGYEPTAEEVAAQLDLAPERVGEVLRLAQEPVSLHAPVGEEDDVALGDLIEDGDAASPVESAAFLLLREHLEAVLSTLGERERKVVQLRYGLDDGRPRTLEEIGRLFGVTRERIRQIESKTLGKLRDHAFADQLRGYLD
- the dnaG gene encoding DNA primase, whose product is MAGRINDDDVKAVRDAVPIDAVVSEYLQLRNAGGGNLKGLCPFHDEKSPSFQVSPSKGLFHCFGCQEGGDTIAFVMKIDHLSFSETVERLAAQAGITLRYEEGGYNPAHQRGERIRLVEAHKIAAEFYVEQLDGAEAETGRKFLAERGFDQAAAQHFGVGYSPAGWDHLTRYLRGKGFSDKELLLSGLSQEGRRGPIDRFRGRLMWPIRDITGEVVGFGARKLREDDNGPKYLNTPETAIYKKSHVLYGIDLAKKEIARTSRAVVVEGYTDVMACHLAGVTTAIATCGTAFGGDHIKILRRLLMDNATAEVIFTFDGDAAGQKAALRAFEDDQKFAAETSIAITPGGMDPCDLRLAQGDDSVLKLVESRTPLFEFAIRQMVTRHNLETPAGRAAALDEAAPVVAAIKNIAIQHESAVQLAGILGILDTQFVVKRVAQLARWARERGGGRGPAGPGPDRRTPVYDTPPVPQAPTGPALNLRSPAHRTERELLKLALQYPALVSPAFDAYGTDEFTAPPYAAVRHTIMEAGGAESGVEDTPGYLARVRETAPDDAARALVTELAVEAIHARAVDEVYAGEQLVRVRLRAVDRRIADVQGSLARLGNGADPERYTAVANELWVLQQYRQALRNQGAAAL